Proteins from a genomic interval of Sphingobacterium sp. SYP-B4668:
- a CDS encoding RNA polymerase sigma-70 factor, with protein sequence MLLQKEQTFEKIFREHFKELHRYAFRFLEDSDVAEEIVQQVFMRLWERDWENEIHTSLKAYLYRSVYHESLNTLKRDQLKRKYQTHQTALGEDVTYLDQGDTELKKQLRLALSHLPEKSRVVFEMSRFQDLKYKEIAEVLNLSLKTVEGHMSKALRHLRVHLVEYLTVLAISLMFGL encoded by the coding sequence ATGCTTCTTCAAAAGGAACAAACATTTGAAAAGATTTTTCGGGAACATTTTAAGGAATTGCATCGGTATGCTTTTCGCTTTTTGGAAGATTCGGACGTAGCGGAAGAAATCGTCCAACAGGTATTTATGAGGCTGTGGGAAAGAGATTGGGAAAACGAGATCCATACCTCCTTGAAAGCCTATCTATATCGGTCGGTGTATCATGAGAGCCTCAATACGTTAAAACGGGATCAATTGAAAAGAAAATATCAGACGCATCAGACAGCTTTAGGTGAAGATGTAACTTACCTCGATCAAGGAGATACAGAGTTGAAGAAACAACTTCGATTGGCTTTGTCTCATTTGCCTGAGAAAAGTAGGGTGGTTTTTGAAATGAGTAGATTCCAGGACTTGAAGTACAAAGAAATTGCAGAAGTACTGAATCTGTCTCTCAAGACGGTAGAAGGGCATATGAGTAAGGCATTGCGGCATCTGCGTGTGCATCTGGTGGAATATTTAACAGTGTTGGCCATTTCTTTAATGTTTGGATTATGA
- a CDS encoding lysophospholipid acyltransferase family protein — MHRVHQFLGFLIGRVFRYRYTVVVQNLARALPDTHYSDMTAKTNAFYQSFARLCIEMLAPCVSTVKLTEHDIDTFRRVHGEGRNIIIIIGHYGNWEMLNRLPQLLDIPVQALYKPLKNKFFDTVIKHNRTKYGLRLLPSQQALRTLLKEKETPKITLFIADQYPGLKNGYPVNFLNQNTYAFNGPEKTAKLLNAYVIYGELQAIDDRTWQLSCKAICETTVQISEGEITKAYTKLLENSIKKNPSYWLWSHRRWK, encoded by the coding sequence ATGCATAGAGTACATCAATTCCTGGGGTTCCTAATTGGCCGTGTTTTTAGATACAGGTATACTGTTGTCGTTCAAAATTTAGCGCGGGCCCTCCCTGATACCCACTATAGCGACATGACCGCAAAAACCAATGCTTTCTACCAAAGCTTTGCTAGGCTATGCATAGAAATGTTGGCGCCCTGTGTCTCCACCGTCAAACTAACGGAACATGACATAGATACATTCCGTAGGGTACATGGAGAAGGTCGCAATATCATCATCATCATTGGTCACTACGGAAACTGGGAAATGCTAAATAGACTTCCACAACTATTGGATATTCCTGTCCAAGCACTTTACAAACCTCTGAAGAACAAATTTTTCGACACTGTCATCAAACACAATAGAACCAAATATGGATTGAGGTTACTCCCTTCCCAACAAGCTTTACGCACCTTATTAAAGGAAAAAGAAACACCTAAAATCACGCTCTTTATCGCAGATCAATATCCTGGTTTAAAAAACGGATACCCCGTCAACTTCCTGAATCAAAATACCTATGCATTTAATGGTCCCGAAAAAACCGCAAAATTACTTAATGCCTATGTTATTTATGGTGAGCTTCAAGCAATAGATGATCGCACATGGCAGCTATCCTGTAAAGCAATATGCGAAACTACAGTGCAGATTTCTGAAGGTGAAATTACAAAGGCCTATACGAAACTATTAGAAAATTCGATAAAGAAGAACCCCTCATATTGGCTATGGTCGCATCGACGATGGAAGTAA
- a CDS encoding porin family protein, translating into MKTNLKTSVAFLALVLGLSTSVRAQNFDYGIKAGGLYNSTSFGNKNVKDKSGKIGAQVGVFARTPDRLYFQPELTFTMSSAKYRFENVNYKPKFYQVNLPLQIGYKFYEDEEINLRLSAGPQLNYDFKKNNATATTSFKHFSYDALVNIGVDVNKFTLDVRYNHGLSKINKALDSRNQTWGVSVGYKF; encoded by the coding sequence ATGAAAACAAATTTAAAAACAAGCGTCGCTTTCTTAGCGTTAGTATTGGGGTTAAGCACATCTGTCCGTGCACAAAATTTTGACTACGGTATTAAAGCTGGCGGATTGTACAATAGCACATCTTTCGGAAACAAAAATGTGAAAGACAAATCAGGCAAAATTGGGGCTCAAGTTGGTGTATTTGCGAGAACCCCAGACCGTCTCTATTTTCAACCCGAATTGACTTTTACAATGTCAAGTGCAAAATACCGTTTTGAGAATGTAAACTACAAACCCAAATTCTATCAGGTAAATCTCCCCCTTCAAATAGGATACAAATTCTATGAGGACGAAGAAATTAACCTAAGACTCTCGGCCGGCCCTCAACTTAATTATGACTTTAAGAAGAACAATGCTACAGCCACGACCTCCTTTAAACATTTTTCATATGATGCATTGGTCAATATAGGAGTAGATGTCAACAAATTTACATTGGATGTGAGATACAACCATGGGCTTAGCAAAATCAACAAAGCCCTAGATTCGCGGAATCAGACATGGGGAGTATCTGTAGGCTATAAATTCTAA
- a CDS encoding putative porin yields MRVILRIIVLLGFVYLGVQSANAQQEEEWSTALDSARAKEDNKKDSVEFSARYVRYATLEMLKKATHTVQIDTSHRNFQYYNKQNLPWNPSINLGSYGLATRDLLFTPSKKIGFQSGFHALERYLLDPDSVQYYRARARYSELYAVGFFFDDQVFKAKLAQNINPRWNIGAEYHATNTDGYYTNQKYSDRKAAVFSWYESENHRYNLLVNAVFNALDATENGSITNDSLFSKPTGQAPYTFQTRLSGQGENRPYNKWKDNSFFLRQSYYIGRLDTLNVGTPEMEVHPTNAIAHNSSVRMQKYMFHKNEADRYDAFPVGTDNLARDTTDITTVSNEFTYTFYFRPGGKLKNEAKLNLGFKNDLIWYAMSKDISGKDFMQNSTIWGDLGYKFSDRVLFQAKVDQIILGRHIGDYLYEAKADLLLSENIGKISLRAYTQNKSPEMIFSRLNYTYHQWDESFEKTKTQNLSFAYNNHKLGFTGKVEYFLINNYLYFKEVDNPSNNEDLDRKIEPAQYGNMNLLKASVGQNFKFGRFRFDNLIVYQKSDASAVLAIPELYTWHSFYYNNKLYNVMDFNLGMDVKFNTPFRTPSYSINSGQFYNDNVGLEFSTYPIMDVWMTGNIKRVNLFVSYNFFNQLVYPKGYYTVRRYPMNEANLRFGVSWKFYD; encoded by the coding sequence ATGAGAGTTATACTTCGCATAATAGTGTTATTAGGGTTTGTCTATCTAGGTGTGCAAAGCGCCAATGCCCAACAAGAGGAGGAGTGGAGTACGGCATTAGATTCTGCAAGAGCAAAAGAGGATAATAAAAAGGATTCTGTTGAGTTTTCTGCTCGATACGTACGTTATGCTACGTTGGAGATGCTTAAGAAAGCAACGCATACCGTTCAGATTGATACTTCCCATCGCAATTTTCAATACTATAATAAGCAGAATTTGCCGTGGAATCCGAGTATTAATTTAGGGTCTTATGGTCTAGCAACACGAGATTTGCTTTTTACACCCAGTAAAAAGATAGGTTTCCAAAGTGGATTCCACGCACTGGAACGGTACCTGCTAGACCCTGATTCGGTCCAGTATTATCGCGCTCGAGCCCGCTATTCCGAACTGTACGCTGTTGGTTTTTTCTTTGATGATCAGGTGTTTAAAGCCAAATTGGCTCAGAATATTAATCCTAGATGGAATATTGGGGCTGAGTATCACGCAACTAATACGGATGGTTACTATACCAATCAAAAGTACAGCGATAGAAAAGCTGCTGTATTTTCATGGTACGAGTCCGAAAACCACCGATATAATCTGTTGGTCAATGCTGTGTTTAATGCTTTGGATGCGACGGAGAACGGTTCCATAACCAACGATTCATTGTTTAGTAAACCTACTGGACAGGCTCCATACACTTTTCAGACTAGACTAAGTGGGCAAGGTGAAAATCGACCCTATAACAAATGGAAAGACAACTCATTCTTCTTGCGACAGTCTTATTATATAGGACGATTAGATACACTTAACGTAGGTACTCCTGAAATGGAGGTGCATCCGACAAATGCCATTGCTCACAACTCTTCGGTGCGAATGCAGAAGTATATGTTCCATAAGAACGAGGCTGATCGCTATGACGCTTTTCCCGTTGGGACGGATAATCTCGCTCGTGATACGACAGATATAACGACAGTATCCAACGAATTCACCTACACATTTTACTTTCGGCCTGGGGGGAAATTAAAGAACGAAGCCAAATTGAACCTTGGATTTAAAAACGATTTGATTTGGTACGCTATGTCAAAGGATATTTCGGGAAAAGATTTCATGCAAAACAGCACCATTTGGGGCGACTTGGGGTATAAATTCAGCGATAGAGTTCTATTTCAAGCAAAGGTCGATCAGATAATTTTAGGTCGTCATATAGGTGATTATCTATACGAAGCAAAAGCAGATCTGTTATTGAGTGAGAATATTGGAAAAATTAGTCTACGTGCTTATACACAGAATAAGTCTCCAGAGATGATTTTTAGTCGTTTGAATTATACCTATCATCAATGGGATGAGAGCTTCGAAAAGACGAAAACCCAAAATCTTTCTTTTGCCTACAATAATCACAAGCTTGGCTTTACGGGAAAAGTAGAATATTTCTTAATCAACAACTATCTGTATTTTAAAGAGGTTGATAATCCAAGTAATAACGAAGATTTGGATAGGAAAATCGAACCTGCGCAATACGGAAATATGAATCTTTTAAAGGCTTCTGTAGGTCAAAATTTCAAGTTTGGACGATTCCGGTTTGATAATTTGATCGTGTACCAAAAATCTGATGCTTCAGCTGTTCTGGCAATTCCGGAGTTGTATACCTGGCACAGCTTTTATTATAATAATAAACTGTATAATGTAATGGATTTTAACTTAGGCATGGACGTGAAATTTAATACCCCTTTTCGCACGCCTTCCTATTCCATCAATTCCGGCCAGTTCTATAATGACAATGTGGGACTAGAGTTTTCAACCTATCCGATTATGGATGTCTGGATGACAGGAAATATAAAGCGGGTCAATCTGTTTGTCAGCTACAATTTTTTTAACCAACTTGTCTATCCTAAGGGATATTACACCGTGCGTCGATACCCGATGAATGAGGCCAACTTAAGATTTGGTGTAAGCTGGAAATTTTATGATTAG
- a CDS encoding purine-nucleoside phosphorylase: MYQSIEETVSFIQKRIGDFAPEFGIILGTGLGKLVDEIDVHYQLMYSNIPNFPISTVEFHSGKLIFGTLNGRRVVAMQGRLHYYEGYNMREITFPVRVMKVLGIQKLFVSNASGSLNPNIRKGDLGIIDDHIDLLPDNPLRGGNDGSFGPRFPDMSQPYEQQMVKQGLEIAGRLNFKAHKVVYVSTPGPNLETRAEYRYMRVIGGDIVGMSTVPEVIVANHMGLPVFAISVVTDEGFHEQLKPVSLQEIVDVAAKAEPKMTAIMKELIALQ; this comes from the coding sequence ATGTATCAATCAATAGAAGAGACAGTATCGTTTATACAAAAGAGAATTGGCGATTTCGCTCCTGAGTTTGGAATCATCCTTGGAACGGGATTAGGCAAGTTGGTCGATGAAATAGATGTTCATTACCAACTTATGTATTCTAATATTCCTAACTTTCCTATTTCAACGGTAGAGTTTCATTCTGGAAAGTTGATTTTTGGGACACTTAACGGCAGACGGGTTGTCGCTATGCAAGGGCGCCTTCACTACTACGAGGGTTATAACATGAGGGAAATTACATTCCCAGTAAGGGTAATGAAGGTGCTTGGTATTCAAAAGCTCTTTGTGTCCAATGCATCGGGGTCTTTGAATCCCAATATTCGGAAAGGAGACTTGGGGATTATCGATGATCATATAGATTTGCTACCTGATAATCCTTTACGAGGAGGCAATGACGGTTCTTTTGGACCAAGATTTCCGGATATGAGTCAGCCGTATGAACAACAGATGGTGAAACAGGGATTGGAAATTGCTGGGAGGTTGAATTTTAAGGCTCATAAAGTAGTTTATGTATCGACTCCTGGACCAAACTTAGAGACACGAGCCGAGTATCGATATATGCGGGTTATTGGGGGCGATATCGTCGGCATGAGTACTGTTCCTGAGGTAATCGTAGCGAACCACATGGGATTGCCTGTCTTTGCTATTTCGGTGGTAACGGACGAAGGATTCCATGAACAACTTAAGCCCGTATCTCTTCAGGAAATTGTAGATGTAGCCGCGAAAGCCGAGCCAAAAATGACAGCAATCATGAAAGAATTAATTGCACTACAATAA
- a CDS encoding sodium:solute symporter, whose protein sequence is MSPIILLTFLLVYFSVLLGVAYFTSRNSADNSTFFVANRNSKWYMVAFGMIGTALSGVTFISVPGAVGHTEFSYFQFVLGNAVGFVLIAYVLLPLYYRMNLTSIYTYLEERFGHKSYKTGAMIFLVSRTIGSAFRLYLVAIILQKFIFDEFKVPFAVTIIICLALIWLYTNKGGLKTIIITDTLQTFFLLLAVVLSIYFMADGLGISVMEAFEKVKDSSYSAIFVWEDLLGDKNHFLKNFIGGIFVTIAMTGLDQDLMQKNLSMGTIGEAQKNMLTFTGIFVVINLFFLSVGALLYIYAAENNIDVSLLRTPDYLYPEIALNYLSLAPGIIFMMGLTAATFATTDSALTALTTSFCVDFLNFNKRENPNDPTLVRQRNYVHVGFSILMLVVILIFRILNDDSVVTAIFVAASYTYGPLLGLFALGILTRYRVNDNLVPIICVISPIILFLANSFFFIPHTTYRIGHELIVYNGLLTLLMLVLTSPGKQHSDTKVL, encoded by the coding sequence ATGTCACCAATTATATTATTAACATTTTTGTTAGTGTACTTCAGCGTGTTGCTTGGAGTCGCCTATTTTACGTCGCGCAACTCTGCTGACAATTCGACATTCTTTGTCGCCAACCGTAATTCGAAATGGTATATGGTTGCCTTTGGAATGATTGGAACTGCACTGTCAGGAGTTACTTTTATTTCTGTGCCGGGAGCGGTCGGTCACACTGAATTTAGTTATTTCCAATTTGTACTGGGAAATGCTGTCGGCTTTGTGCTGATTGCATATGTGTTACTTCCGCTTTATTACCGGATGAATCTGACCTCTATCTATACCTACTTAGAAGAGCGGTTTGGTCACAAGAGTTATAAAACGGGAGCCATGATATTCTTGGTGTCTCGGACGATAGGATCGGCATTTCGGTTGTATCTAGTCGCAATCATTCTACAGAAGTTTATCTTTGATGAATTCAAAGTTCCTTTTGCCGTGACTATTATCATCTGTCTGGCCCTTATTTGGTTGTACACGAATAAAGGAGGCCTTAAGACAATTATTATTACAGATACCCTACAAACTTTTTTCCTATTACTTGCAGTAGTGCTTTCCATCTACTTTATGGCTGATGGACTGGGGATATCTGTCATGGAGGCTTTTGAGAAAGTAAAGGATAGCTCTTACTCTGCTATATTCGTATGGGAAGATCTTTTAGGAGATAAAAATCATTTTCTGAAGAACTTTATCGGTGGTATATTTGTAACTATTGCAATGACGGGACTTGATCAGGATTTGATGCAGAAGAACTTGAGCATGGGAACTATCGGTGAGGCTCAAAAGAATATGTTGACATTCACGGGTATCTTTGTGGTCATCAATTTATTCTTTCTTTCCGTTGGCGCATTATTGTATATCTATGCGGCAGAAAATAATATTGATGTATCATTATTGCGCACTCCAGATTACCTATATCCCGAGATTGCTTTAAATTATCTGTCGTTGGCGCCTGGTATTATTTTTATGATGGGACTTACGGCTGCGACTTTTGCCACAACCGACTCTGCGTTAACTGCATTAACAACTTCTTTCTGTGTTGATTTTCTGAATTTCAATAAAAGGGAAAATCCCAATGACCCTACTTTGGTTCGTCAACGTAACTATGTGCATGTTGGATTTTCGATTCTGATGTTGGTCGTTATCCTTATTTTTAGAATATTGAACGATGATTCGGTCGTGACAGCCATCTTTGTTGCTGCCAGCTATACTTATGGCCCATTATTAGGATTATTTGCATTAGGGATACTTACAAGATATCGCGTCAATGATAATCTTGTACCAATCATTTGTGTAATCTCTCCAATCATTTTGTTCTTGGCAAATTCGTTTTTCTTTATTCCCCATACGACCTATCGTATCGGGCATGAGCTTATCGTGTATAACGGGTTATTGACACTGTTGATGCTCGTCCTCACTTCACCAGGAAAGCAACACTCTGATACAAAAGTTTTATAA
- the murQ gene encoding N-acetylmuramic acid 6-phosphate etherase has translation MIKMINTTEKESNYQDLDKMSVHELLTNINAEDRSVPLAVEKAIPQIERLVVETVTKMKAGGRLFYIGAGTSGRLGILDASECPPTFGVPFDWIIGLIAGGDIAIRKAVEFAEDDGEQAWKDLEEYGINDKDVVVGIAASGSTPYVIGGLEKANQNGLITGCIVCNGGSPIAEVAQFPIEVIAGPEFVTGSTRMKAGTAQKLVLNMLSTSVMIQLGRVKGNKMVDMQLSNHKLVARGVRIIMDETGANEETATHLLEEFGNVRKAIENYSGNR, from the coding sequence ATGATAAAGATGATCAATACCACGGAGAAAGAGTCCAATTATCAGGATTTGGATAAAATGTCTGTACACGAATTGTTGACAAACATAAATGCAGAGGATAGGAGCGTGCCCTTGGCTGTAGAAAAGGCCATTCCCCAAATCGAAAGATTGGTGGTGGAAACAGTGACGAAGATGAAGGCCGGTGGACGTCTTTTTTATATAGGAGCAGGTACAAGTGGTCGATTGGGCATTTTAGATGCTTCTGAATGTCCCCCTACATTTGGAGTCCCGTTTGATTGGATTATAGGCTTGATTGCAGGGGGAGACATCGCAATCCGTAAAGCAGTGGAATTTGCTGAAGATGATGGGGAACAAGCGTGGAAAGACCTTGAAGAATATGGTATTAATGATAAAGATGTCGTTGTGGGCATTGCGGCCTCTGGATCTACGCCTTATGTCATTGGCGGGCTTGAAAAAGCTAACCAAAACGGCTTGATAACGGGGTGTATCGTATGCAACGGAGGCTCACCAATTGCAGAGGTTGCCCAGTTTCCTATCGAAGTCATCGCTGGGCCGGAATTTGTGACTGGGTCAACACGAATGAAAGCGGGTACCGCCCAAAAATTGGTGTTGAATATGCTTAGTACTTCCGTCATGATTCAACTTGGGCGTGTAAAAGGAAATAAAATGGTCGATATGCAACTGTCCAATCATAAGCTTGTGGCTCGAGGGGTCCGTATCATTATGGACGAGACCGGTGCAAATGAAGAAACGGCTACACACCTTTTGGAAGAATTTGGCAATGTGCGTAAAGCAATAGAAAACTATTCGGGGAATAGATAA
- a CDS encoding glycoside hydrolase family 9 protein, producing the protein MIERSLNISRAICLQFILLVFAVFTFNNASSRELSWIRVNQLGYIPSSPKVAVWVSKGVVIPTSFEVIEKHTLKVVYKGKASENFGAYGPFANSLRLDFSEFKAEGEYYIKTGDTRSVVFKINKDVYKGTTDFVLRYMRQQRTLFNPFLKDSCHTHDGFTMYAKKVGIPDSTRIDAGGGWHDASDYLQYSTTSANATYHLLAAYRDFPTVFGDSKQANGLDGRNGIADVLDEAKWGLDWLLKMHPKADQMYNQIADDRDHASMRIPKEDPFYGRGNERPVYFIDGEPQRRGKFLNNTTGTSSTAAKFSSAFNLGSILFEQIDSDYSDMLDKKAKTALNYADLKPGVTQTVSVKSPYIYAEDNWVDDMQLALANMFARTGDSKFADRAFAFANEETITPWMIRDTANHYQYYPFINLGHYELAKSTDSARRDTLTSYYKAGIEHVWHRARENAFYRGVPFVWCSNNLTVAFAIQCKWYRELTGSREFAALEQANIDWLFGVNPWGTSMVYGLPAWGDTPVDPHSAFTKIGNYPIDGGLVDGPVYASIFNNLIGIKLNEADEYAEFQSDLAVYHDDYGDYSTNEPTMDGTASLIYLLASQEIVEQNFIKDAYGALVKGDTSKKQIALVFTADEFYDGGTKILKTLDREKVRGAFFLTGRFLTNRRTTGITKGIIKGGHYIGPHSDEHLLYCDWANRSQTLVSKVEFLQDLEQNYQKLQKFGVIKEKANYFLPSYEWYNKDIVDWASDGGVKVINFTPGLRTPADYTYPEMGKRYMGAQAIYNQLIEKEENGGLNGHIILVHLGTDPRRKDKFYDLLPRLIKELKQKEYHFIDIKEML; encoded by the coding sequence ATGATTGAGAGGAGTTTGAATATATCTAGAGCTATTTGCTTGCAATTTATTTTGCTTGTTTTTGCTGTTTTTACTTTTAATAACGCTAGTTCAAGAGAGCTGTCTTGGATTCGGGTCAATCAACTTGGCTATATACCATCTTCCCCGAAGGTAGCTGTTTGGGTTTCTAAAGGTGTTGTAATACCTACTTCGTTTGAAGTGATTGAAAAGCATACACTTAAAGTAGTTTATAAAGGCAAAGCGAGTGAAAACTTTGGAGCCTATGGTCCATTTGCAAATTCGTTACGTTTGGATTTTTCAGAATTTAAAGCGGAAGGTGAGTATTACATAAAGACTGGCGATACCCGCTCTGTCGTCTTCAAAATCAATAAAGATGTATATAAGGGCACTACTGACTTTGTGCTTCGGTATATGCGGCAGCAACGCACGTTGTTCAATCCCTTTCTGAAGGACAGTTGCCATACCCATGATGGTTTTACAATGTATGCTAAGAAAGTTGGCATTCCTGATAGCACAAGGATTGACGCCGGGGGAGGTTGGCACGATGCGTCCGATTATCTCCAATATTCGACGACTTCAGCCAATGCTACTTATCACCTATTGGCAGCGTATCGTGATTTCCCAACAGTATTTGGAGATAGCAAGCAAGCGAACGGATTAGATGGGCGGAATGGAATTGCGGATGTATTGGATGAAGCAAAATGGGGCTTGGATTGGCTTCTCAAAATGCATCCAAAGGCAGATCAGATGTACAATCAGATTGCCGATGATCGAGATCACGCCAGCATGCGTATACCAAAAGAGGATCCTTTTTACGGAAGAGGCAATGAACGTCCGGTTTATTTTATTGATGGGGAACCGCAACGAAGAGGCAAGTTCTTAAATAATACAACGGGTACAAGTTCAACTGCTGCCAAATTTTCTAGTGCATTTAATTTAGGTAGTATACTTTTTGAACAAATAGATAGCGACTACTCCGACATGTTGGATAAAAAAGCAAAGACAGCGTTGAACTATGCTGACCTAAAGCCTGGCGTCACACAAACGGTGTCCGTTAAGTCTCCTTATATCTATGCAGAAGATAATTGGGTAGATGATATGCAACTGGCGTTAGCTAATATGTTTGCGAGAACAGGCGATTCAAAATTTGCCGATAGAGCATTTGCATTTGCCAATGAAGAGACCATTACACCTTGGATGATTCGAGATACTGCAAACCACTACCAATACTACCCGTTCATTAATCTTGGACACTATGAGCTGGCCAAATCAACCGATAGTGCACGACGAGATACATTAACGTCATATTATAAAGCTGGAATTGAGCATGTATGGCATAGAGCTAGGGAAAATGCTTTTTATAGAGGAGTGCCTTTTGTGTGGTGTAGTAACAACCTAACTGTGGCATTTGCTATCCAATGCAAGTGGTATCGAGAGCTAACTGGAAGTCGGGAGTTTGCGGCGCTTGAGCAGGCTAATATTGATTGGCTATTTGGGGTCAATCCATGGGGTACGAGCATGGTCTATGGACTACCCGCTTGGGGAGATACACCTGTTGACCCTCATTCGGCATTTACAAAAATAGGAAACTATCCTATTGATGGCGGATTAGTCGATGGGCCTGTATATGCCTCTATATTCAACAATTTGATCGGTATAAAACTGAATGAAGCTGATGAATATGCCGAATTCCAAAGTGACTTGGCCGTGTATCACGACGATTATGGGGATTATAGTACCAACGAGCCGACGATGGATGGTACAGCATCGTTGATTTATCTCTTGGCTTCACAAGAGATCGTTGAGCAGAATTTTATAAAAGATGCTTATGGGGCTCTTGTCAAGGGAGATACTTCTAAAAAGCAAATAGCGTTGGTATTCACTGCCGATGAATTTTACGATGGAGGGACTAAGATCCTTAAAACGTTGGACAGGGAAAAGGTGAGAGGGGCCTTCTTTTTGACAGGTAGATTCCTAACAAATAGGCGGACAACAGGCATTACAAAGGGGATAATAAAGGGTGGGCACTATATTGGGCCACATTCCGACGAGCACCTCTTGTATTGTGATTGGGCTAATCGGAGTCAAACTTTAGTAAGTAAAGTTGAATTTTTGCAGGATTTGGAGCAGAATTATCAAAAATTACAGAAATTTGGCGTCATTAAAGAGAAGGCTAACTACTTTCTCCCTTCATATGAATGGTATAATAAAGATATTGTGGATTGGGCGAGTGACGGTGGGGTTAAGGTCATTAATTTTACTCCTGGACTACGTACACCAGCAGACTATACCTATCCCGAAATGGGAAAGCGATATATGGGAGCTCAAGCTATTTATAATCAGTTGATTGAAAAGGAAGAGAATGGGGGATTAAATGGACATATTATATTAGTACATTTGGGGACCGATCCGAGACGAAAGGATAAGTTTTATGATTTGTTGCCTCGTCTGATTAAAGAATTAAAACAAAAGGAATACCATTTTATAGATATAAAAGAAATGCTGTGA